gaaaggcagatttgcagagatcctccacatactggttcactccccaaatagccataaaggctggagctgagccaatccctcacgtgggtacaggggccaaacacttggtgcatcttctattgctttcccagggagctggatcagaagtgcagcagccgggacgtgaactggcacccatacgggatgctgacacAGGCCTCACAATCATGAATTTCTAAATTCCATATGaccaatcattctttttttttttttaaagatttattcattttattacagccagatatacacagaggaggagagacagagaggaagatcctccgtccgatgactcgctctccaagtgagctgcaacgggccgatgcgcaccgatccgaagccgggaacctggaacctcctccaggtctcccacatgggtgcagtgtcccaatgcattgggccgtcctcaactgctttcccaggccacaagcagggagctggatgggaagtggagctgccgggattagaaccggtgcccatatgggatcccggggcgttcaaggcgaggactttagccgctaggccacgccgccaggcccgaccaATCATTCTTTATCtcatatttacttattggaaaggcaggggaagGGTAATTGGAGATAAGCAGCTCagtcgctggttcactccccaagtgcccacagcaaccagagcgaagccaggctgaagccaggaaccccatctcagtttcccaggtgggtggcaaagacccaatgacctgatccatcatctgctgcctgtgaGCAGAGAAGGGGGCATGGAACCAGACCCCCTGCAGTGGGGTTCCATGTCCCAGTTGGGGTGttactgctgggccaaatgccggCCCAGGACCAGTCAGTGTTATCTGggcacagccctgcttcctaccCCTGGTGCTAGAAGTGGAGTGCCCACAGCCATGGCATCAGGAAGTAGGGCTCTGAGGTAGGAGATGGGGCTCGGCCATCCTCTTGCCCCATCCCAGGGCCTCCCCTTAGCCACAGGGCAATGTACAGAAGGCCCTCATCAGCTGTGGACGCTCCCGACCTTGAATTTGCCAGGCCCCAGAACTGTTAGACACAGAGCCAGATCCAGCATGGGTGGCCAGGTGCTGGCACATTGCAGCACGTTGCAGCACCGGCCCCAAGGCCACCAGACCAGCAGGTGTCCTGTTGGCTTTTCAACATGGACCCTTCAGATACCAGGATCACACCAGGCAGCCATACTCCATGTTCGGCCAGGTGCAGTCCAGGCCTCCAGTCTGCTCGACTGGATCCTGCTGGTGGTGCTCCTGGGcgggcagcagctcccactgaaGGGGTGGGGAGTAAGTGGCAGCGGGAcaaagggaggcaggcaggcccaggccctgcaggGGCTAGGGAAGGCAATGTGTGTCATAGGGCCACAGGGCCAAAGTTCAGCAGGCAGGGCACACCCCAGAACCCTGGTGCTCCAGAGCACCCCCACACCCAACACTACCGTAACTACAGCCCCAGGACAGGGCCCCTCCTCTGAATGGGCCCCACTCCTAGTTCCTACACATCTCTGCTCAAGGGGGCCACCCAGGCTGTGCTCAGAGCCGAGGCAGGAAGGAATGTGACCAGCAGCTCCCCAGCTTCTCACAGGCTTGGCCCCGCCTGCTCCCCCTCTGCCCTCCTCGGCCAACTTGGGGCTGAGGTCCCCGGCACGTGCCACCAATGGGGCACATCCTGGCTGCATGGCCCTGTGTGTCACCTGTCCCCACTTGCTTCTTGGACCGcctcaagttctttttttaatttagttattgtttttaaagatttatttgtttttattgcgaaggcagatcagattcacggagagaagagaaagatcttccatctgctgtttcaccttcaaatggccacaatggctggaactaaaccaatccaaaaccaggagccaggagcttcttacgggtctcctacacggacccagggtcccaaggctctgggccattctctgatactttcccaggccacaagctgggagctagaaggaaatggagcagccaggagaggaaccaacgcccatatgggatgctggcacttgcaatgtgaggatttagccactgagtcatagCACCAGACTCCATCGTGAGCTCTTAAACATCCCAGGGGCCACAtggctcccccagccccaaaccctgccattGTCTGTGGTTGCTGGCGTCGTGCCCACCCACTCGCCTCTTTCTCCAGGGAGTCCTCTCACATCAGTGTTATGTCTGCTGAGTGAGCCGGGGACCCTCTCTGGTGGAAGGGCTGGGACCCAGCATCGGTGACCACAGCAAGATCCCAGCCCTTGGACATCTGGCCTCAGATCCGCCAGCACCACCCAGAAACCAAGTACAAGAGGGCACAGTGTATGCCAAGCACAGGTTACCCGCACCCTGCCCTGCCCGTGCCCCATAGCACAGGCTCCGTCTCAGCTTCCGCAGGATCTTCCCCCCATCCTGTACTCTCCCTTCAGATCAACCTGTGACCTGATCATGCCCCAGTGCCCCGGGACAGAACCATGATGCAAAACCAAGGCACCAGACAGGAGACATGAACCACAAGTATTTACTGCAGCAGTATGGCTGAGGTTCTAATGGGAggctgcagctgaggctgggctgagacCAGAGCCCACCCTGGAACCTGGGAGAGAGGTAAAGGTGACagatggagaggggaggggagtggggggccGGGAACTCAGAGCTGAGAGAGAATGGTTGGAGCCAGGCTGCAGGTAAGCCCGGTGCCATCGGGTTCCACGTTAAGGGACTTCACTACGCCGTCCTCGACCAGCATGGAGAACCTGCCACACAGCAGCCGCGTCAGCCTGGGGTCGCGCCTGGAGAGGCCGGAGGTGCAGGGACACCCCCCCAGGACCGTCCCTGCTTTTACCTCTTGAGCCTTCGATTCCCAAAGACAGGCGTGTAAGAATCATCGAGAAGCAAGTCCGTCTCCTAAGGCAAGACCCGCAGAGAGGCGTGGAGATCCCCACAACAGGCCAAGCCCCAAGGGGAGCCCTacgcccccgccccccccccacagCACTCCTGCACAAGGGCCTGGCCCACATACCTTCCCAAAGGCCCCCGTGGGGTCAGCCAAAAGCTGAACCTGACAAGGCAGAAAATCAAGGTCATGGAAGGTACTGGTAGCAGCTCCCGGCCACCAGGAGGCCCCTCCCCCTCACCTTGCCGTCAGCCTGGTGGGCCCGACCCCACTCGCTCATCACGAACACGTCGTTGACGCTCAGACACGCCACCACCTGCACACCCTTGGCCTTGAGGGCCTCGGCCTGCTCCACATACCCCGGCAGGTGAGACTGCGGAAGGGGAACAAGGAATCAGCCCTCCCGCTCCTGGCCGAGCCCCGCACCCCGTGGGCCCCTTTACCAGGCAGTGTGAACCACCAACCACTCCACGTTCTTTTTTTGCCTTGGCCACCAGGAAGCTCAGATCCAAACTCACCTGGTGGCCAAGACTGACCATGCGCCTCCTAGGGGTAGGACTGTGCTTTAGGTTCCCAAGTCCACCTGGCCAGTGAGCTCGACAAGTCCCACTAGATTTCACTGCAAAGTCCTGCTCCTCCACgtccccacccctctcctcttTACTGGGGGGCTGCGGGAGGATTTCTGGACAGCAGAAAGGGACCTGGGCTCACCTTGGAGCAGCCAGGGGTGAAGGCCCCCGGGACTCCAAACAGCACGCCCTTCTTGCCCTTGAAGAGTTCGGCCAGGTCCACCTTGTTCCCCGGCGTCCCTTCAAACACCTTCACGGAGGGAAGGGTATCTCCCACCTGCAGGGAAGGACTTCCAGGTCAGAGGGGAGGGCTGTGTGGGGAGCCAAGGGTGGGGCAGCAGGTGCGCCTGGGAGGACAGACCCAGCAGGAAAGgccagtcccggcagctccaaggGTACCTCCCTGACCCTCTCCACCCCCGCCCTGGGCTATCCGCATCCTGTAGGTTCCAAGGTGGCCCTGTCTTTCATGGGCCACACTGGTGACGCTACAGAAAAAGGGCCTTGGGCTGCACAAACAGCCAGCGGGCAAGGGGAAAGGCATGGGATGACTGTGCAGCTGTGAAGCCTTAGGGGGTAGAGAGGAGAtgccctcacacacacctgtgGGTCCCCAATACACAGTAACGGAGGATGCAAAGCTGGGGGgggtgggcagagcagggagacAGCTGGCGGGCAGGGAGAGGCTGGCTGGCAGGGAGAGGGTGAATGAGAAGGTGGACACTGGGGCTGGGTCCACAACACTCGTGCAAGAGTGGAGcaggtcgggcccggcggcgtggcctagcagctaaagtcctcgccttgaacgccccgggatcccatatgggcgccggttctaatcccggcagctccacttcccatccagctccctgcttgtggcctgggaaagcagttgaggacggcccaatgcactgggaccctgcacccgtgtgggagacccggaggaggttccaggttcccggcttcggatcggcgcagcaccagccgttgcggctcacttggggagtaaatcattggaaggaagatcttcctctctgtctctcctcctctctgtatatctggctgtaataaaatgaataaatctttaaaatatatatatatattgattttcttttctttttgaagatttatttattttattacaaagtcagatatacagaggaggagagacagagaggactttGTAATAagctgaataaattaaaaaaaaaaaagagtggagcaGGTCGCACAGGAGGACCGGGGCTCCGCTGGTGGGGCGCAGGTGCCGAGAAGATTCGGCAAGGAACACGTGGAGGCGTTAGAAAGAGCCCACGCGGCAAAGGACACGAATCCGAAAGGCGGGGAAGGCCACGGTGGTCAGCGCCCCGAGAACGGTGGTGCGGGCCTGCCACAGCGCCGCAGACTCGGCGTGGAGGGAGCTATCATGGGGCGCTGAGTCCCCCAAACCGGCGGACACCAGCCGGGCAGCCAGGGGTCTAGCCGAGGGGTCTAGCCGAGGGGATGAGGGACAGACGGTAGGAGGAAACTCCAGGGCGGCGGGGAGGGGTCTCGCGCGAAGGCAAGACGGTGACACCCCGAGACCAGAGCAGGGTGCCCCTGGGaagctggggagggagagggatcgCCCGGGTCAGCGCCCACCTTGATCGGAGCCATGACTACGGAGGCGCGGCTGATACAGCGGGTTCCCCAGCGATCACGTCCCGCTCCTGCCAGTCGCAGTCTCgcagctgccgccgccgccgctacTGCCGCACCCGAGAGTGCCGAGCGCGCACAGTGACCCAGGACACCCATGCCCGCGGGCCCCATTCCCGCCCAGCGGCCGCTGCGAGCCCCGGGGTGGGGGCGGGCCACGGGGCGGAGTGGGGCGTGGCCtcggccgcgccccgcccccggcgAGCCGCCTCTACCGCGCAGGCGTGCGCGACCGCGCGTCCAGGGACTCCTGGCGTATTTGCgcgtgagggcggggccgcgGCGTCATGGCCAGCCCCCGGGGCGGAGtttgccgccgccgccgccgccgcagcttTGACAGGCGTCATTTGTGGGTTTTGGTGGGCACCACAGAACATCCTCTGGAGGCGCTTCCGGTAGTGACGCATGACTCATCCGGGTCTTTCACACACGCCTTTCCCCGCCCCCCCACTTCGTTCCGGCGAACGCGAGTTCCTGCATGTTCGTCACTTCCGGCTCGCCCGTTGTGGCAGGAGCATCCCCGGAAGTGAAGCGATCACAGTAGCGCCTCTTCCTGTTTCGGGCTGGCGAGCAACATGAAGCTGCTCACGCACAACCTGCTGAGCTCCCACGTGCGGGGCGTGGGTCCCCGCGGCTTCCCCCTGCGCCTGCAGGTAGCCACTGGGCCGGGCGGGTCACGGGGCCCACTAGCCGTCTCCTGCCTAGCTCAACTTCCGTCCCCCGCACTCCACCCCGTGTCTGCAGGCAACCGAGGTCCGCATCAACCCCGTGGACTTCAACCCCGACTTCGTGGCGCGCATGATCCCCAAAGTGGAGTGGGCGGCGCTCCGAGAGGCGGCCCAGACGGTGAGCACCCCGCCTGCACCGGCGGCCCGGGGGTGGGATACGGGGAGGTGGGCGAGGGCCCGGGCTGCGCCCAGGGGTCACGTCCGCCCTACGTCCCCCGCCCCCAGCTGCACCTGGCTGAGCTCCCGGAGCAGCCTGCCGAGGGCTACGAGGGCGACGAGGAGTTCCTGCGCAAACTGCATCACGTGCTGCTGGAGGTGATACCGCACCCCCCACCCGGTGCTGGGGTGGGTGccccctcacccccagccccGCTCACCGAGCCTCCTCGGCCCCTGTCCCCGTCGGCAGGTCGAGGTTCTGGAGGGCACCCTGCAGTGCCCCGAGTCGGGGCGGCTGTTCCCCATTAGCCGCGGGATCCCTAACATGCTGCTGAGCGACGAGGAGACCGAGGCGACGTGACCACGCGGGGCTCAGTGACACACTCAGCACGCGGTTCTTCGCGCTCggtcgtatatatatatatatatatttttttttttcctcattaaaggTTCAAAACCAAAAGCGGTTTCTCTTTTGCAgcaaatatacattaaaatatagTCTCTGTACAGCCACGGGCGCTGGGGCCCCCGGTTTGCCCCCACGTCCCTGCGCCATCCTGGCCAAACCCAAAAATAAATATAGTGTTATTGCTCTgcagggcagtgggggaggggtgtgccctccctgcctccccccccacccccaggcggTGCGGGAGCTGGGGGACAGGAGGTGCCTGGGGCTGGAGCCGGCTTGGAGTTATTGCTTCAAGGGGATGGGGGCACCAATGCCCAATGCAAGTGACAGGAGAGGGGTgagggggcaggggcctgggctcTCCCAGCCGGCCGCCTCCGATCAGGTgttgaagcagcagcagaaagcgTCCCCACACTGGGAGGTGGCGGCCTCCATGCCCTCCCCTCCCTGAGACCAGGTGTCCGCCTCCTGTGCGCGGCCCCTGCAGCCCCCTATGGCTTCCGCAAGGCCCCCCTGCACTCTGGGGGCACATTATGGCTTGCAAGGGGCAGCGAGCACTGTGCCCTCACGTTCCCAGCTCCTGAAGCCCCTAGGCCGGGGACAGGAGGGTGAAGAGAGGATGTGGGACCTGCTCCCAGGGGCCCACGGCATTGCCCTGGCCCTGCCAGCAGGCTTATGGCACTGCCCagaccccagctctgctctcctggGGGCCTGCCGACCCCCCGCCAAGCCCAGCTCTAGCCTTCAGTCCATCATGGCCTCGAGCATCTCCAAGAAGAGCTTATGCATGGGCACCTTGCCCTCCAGCTTCACCCCATAGAAATGGGCCAGCACTTTGCCTGCTGTCTGTCGGAGGAGTGGGAGCGTGAGCAGCAACCTGCCGGCCCGCCGCCGCTCGGcaccccctcccagccctgcgCGTCCGGCCTCGTATTCCAGCAGGGCCTCGTGCAGGGCCTCTCGGAGCTGTTCCACGGCCTCAGCATCTTCAATGTGGACAGAATCTGCAAGGGAGGGCAGGGAGACAGCTCCTGTATACAAAGGGCGCCAATCACGCAGGCCTGGCCATCACTGGGCAGGGCGGAACCCTGACTGGTGGGCTGAGACATCACTCACTGCTCCCGCCCAGGAGCCAGAACaccccacctgccacatgaagATGGCTCAGCACCCTGTGTGCCTTCAGGGCCCGCCCTGTGGCTGTCCCTGTCCTCCCTAAGTCTCAGATTCCTTTCGGCAAAATGGGACTGTGTGCCCCCGTCCGTCAGCATTAAGAACAGGATGGCGGGACAGCCAGGGttcagccagctaatcctccaactgtaGGAGCCAGATCCTGTATGAgcactagttctagtcctggctgctccacttcccatccagctccctactaatggcctggaaaagcagcagagaatagccctgAGCCTTGACGCCCTGCATCAGCATGGAGGACTCCatgggggttcctggctccagatcagctctggctggtgcagccatttgaggagtgaaccagtgggtagaagatcttttctttgtaaatttgcctttccaataaaagtaaatataaaaaaaaaagtgacaggcCAGAATCTCACACTGGAGTCGGTGGGCGAGTGAGCAAGCGGGCTCCCCTGTTCAGGCCCCGCAGGTCCTGCTTCCTGCCCATACAGACCCTGCCAGGCAGCGAGGACAGCTCAAGGaactggacccctgccatccaggtgggaggCAGGCTATGTTCCCAGCCAGTGGCTTCCACCCCAAGTGTAGGTATTTGAGGCGtgacccagcaggcaggagctgttTCCCTCCACCTGTCAGGTAGGTGAGCTGGGGGATGCCTAATTGGGGCCCACAGGCACCCACCTGGACTCACCTGAGTTGGCAAGAGCCAGGGCCTTCAGCAGGACGTACTCCTCTCGCTCTAGGCGCAGGGCTTGCAGTCGCCTGACGAGCTGCAGCAGGGCCGCCCCCAGCTCCCCGAGGCCGGCCGCCCGGGCCCCCTCTTCATCCAAGACCAGGTCTTCAGCAAAGGCTAGCTCATCTTGCAAGGGCAGGGAGCGCTGGGCCACACCCAGCACAAGGACCTCCATCCACACgctctgcaacactgacatctgaTCAGACAGCGACAGCGACGAGAAGCCTGCAGGACAGAGGGCAGTGGGCCTGGCTGAGCACAGGTGCCAGAGCAGCCAGGCACCTGCAGTGGGCAGCCCAGCTCACTCAGGCCCTTTACCTGGGATGCTCTTGGCCCAGCTGATGGTGACCACGATCTCCCGGTCGAAGAGGTCACAGAGAGTGGCCACAGCCGGGAGGTGCCCGTCGGGGCCGGCCGGGTCAGGCATGGCGTACAACTTCTCAGGCTCAACCacgagcaggtgggacacaagtGCGTTCACCGGGGCTGCGGCAACAGTTGGAGGACCAGAATCAGGAGCACTCCCCCCCAGCAAGGGGCGGCATTCATGCTATCCCAGGGACAGTGGCTGGTGGGTGGGCTTTGAGCTTTGCAAAACCTTCCTCTGGGAGGCCGGCACATCAGAGGAAGccaccaccagcatcccctatgaacatgagttcaagtcccagctg
The sequence above is a segment of the Ochotona princeps isolate mOchPri1 chromosome 4, mOchPri1.hap1, whole genome shotgun sequence genome. Coding sequences within it:
- the PRDX5 gene encoding peroxiredoxin-5, mitochondrial; the encoded protein is MGPAGMGVLGHCARSALSGAAVAAAAAAARLRLAGAGRDRWGTRCISRASVVMAPIKVGDTLPSVKVFEGTPGNKVDLAELFKGKKGVLFGVPGAFTPGCSKSHLPGYVEQAEALKAKGVQVVACLSVNDVFVMSEWGRAHQADGKVQLLADPTGAFGKETDLLLDDSYTPVFGNRRLKRFSMLVEDGVVKSLNVEPDGTGLTCSLAPTILSQL
- the TRMT112 gene encoding multifunctional methyltransferase subunit TRM112-like protein; this translates as MKLLTHNLLSSHVRGVGPRGFPLRLQATEVRINPVDFNPDFVARMIPKVEWAALREAAQTLHLAELPEQPAEGYEGDEEFLRKLHHVLLEVEVLEGTLQCPESGRLFPISRGIPNMLLSDEETEAT
- the ESRRA gene encoding steroid hormone receptor ERR1 → MSSQVAGIEPLYIKAEPASPDSPKGSSETEPEPPVTLAPGPAPTRCHSGHKEEEDGEGAGPGEQGGGKLVLSSLPKRLCLVCGDVASGYHYGVASCEACKAFFKRTIQGSIEYSCPASNECEITKRRRKACQACRFTKCLRVGMLKEGVRLDRVRGGRQKYKRRPEVDPLPFPSPFPAGSLAVAGGPRKTAPVNALVSHLLVVEPEKLYAMPDPAGPDGHLPAVATLCDLFDREIVVTISWAKSIPGFSSLSLSDQMSVLQSVWMEVLVLGVAQRSLPLQDELAFAEDLVLDEEGARAAGLGELGAALLQLVRRLQALRLEREEYVLLKALALANSDSVHIEDAEAVEQLREALHEALLEYEAGRAGLGGGAERRRAGRLLLTLPLLRQTAGKVLAHFYGVKLEGKVPMHKLFLEMLEAMMD